Proteins from one Variovorax sp. TBS-050B genomic window:
- a CDS encoding tripartite tricarboxylate transporter substrate binding protein, protein MHSASPGSIPRRTALGLALVPTLLLASGIALAQAYPSRPIRLVVPFPPGGGTDMIAREVANKVATSEGWTIVIDNRPGSGGNIGVDAAAKASPDGYTLVLGQTSNLAINPSLYAKLPYDPVKDLTPVGLVASAPLVLVVAGNSPYKKLADVVAAAKAKPTALNYASSGNGTVAHLAAEQFQKAAGVQFTHVPYKGASQGLTDLVGGQIQMYLSSVPTLIAQIRTGQLRALAVTSLQRTRDLPEVPTMAESGYKDFEAVTWFGIAGPAGMPKEAVTRLNAAFNKALATAEVQKKLQAQGAEVLSGPPEKFATLIRTDGERWGAIVKASGVKID, encoded by the coding sequence ATGCACAGTGCGAGCCCCGGCTCCATCCCCCGCCGCACGGCCCTCGGCCTGGCCCTCGTTCCCACCCTGCTGCTCGCGTCCGGCATCGCGCTGGCGCAAGCCTATCCCTCGCGGCCGATCCGCCTGGTCGTGCCCTTTCCGCCCGGCGGCGGCACGGACATGATCGCCCGCGAGGTCGCGAACAAGGTCGCCACCTCGGAAGGCTGGACCATCGTGATCGACAACCGCCCGGGCTCGGGCGGCAACATCGGCGTCGATGCCGCGGCCAAGGCCAGCCCCGACGGCTACACGCTGGTGCTCGGCCAGACCAGCAACCTCGCGATCAACCCCTCGCTCTATGCCAAGCTGCCCTACGACCCGGTGAAGGACCTCACGCCCGTGGGCCTGGTCGCCTCGGCGCCGCTGGTGCTGGTGGTGGCGGGCAACTCGCCCTACAAGAAGCTGGCCGACGTGGTCGCGGCCGCGAAGGCGAAGCCGACCGCGCTCAACTATGCGAGCTCGGGCAACGGCACGGTCGCGCACCTCGCCGCCGAGCAGTTCCAGAAGGCCGCGGGCGTGCAGTTCACGCACGTCCCGTACAAGGGCGCCTCGCAGGGCCTGACCGACCTGGTCGGCGGCCAGATCCAGATGTACCTGTCGTCGGTGCCCACGCTGATCGCGCAGATCCGCACCGGCCAGCTGCGTGCGCTCGCCGTGACCTCGCTGCAGCGCACGCGCGACCTGCCCGAGGTGCCGACCATGGCCGAGTCGGGCTACAAGGACTTCGAGGCCGTGACCTGGTTCGGCATCGCCGGCCCCGCCGGGATGCCGAAGGAAGCGGTCACCAGGCTCAACGCGGCGTTCAACAAGGCGCTCGCCACGGCCGAGGTGCAGAAGAAGCTCCAGGCCCAGGGGGCCGAGGTGCTGTCCGGCCCGCCCGAGAAGTTCGCGACCCTGATCCGCACCGATGGCGAACGCTGGGGCGCGATCGTCAAGGCCTCGGGCGTGAAGATCGACTGA